GCACCACTCACTTGCCTGCCCTAATAAGTCTTCGCGAATGATGACAATAATTAGCCCAGCTGGACCAATATTCTTTTGCGCACCAGCATAAATCATCCCAAATTTAGACACATCAATCGGTTGTGACAAAATGCAAGATGACATATCAACGATAATAGGCGCATCAACTTTCGGTGGCTCAAATACTTGCAAACCATGAATGGTCTCATTGGCACAGTAGTGGAAATACGCCGCATCTTCGCTCAGGTTCCAGTCACTTTGGTCTGGCACGTCGGTAAAGTTACTGTCTTTGCCTGTTGCCACCAGATTAACCTCACCAAGGCCTAAATTAGCATAACGCTGCGCTTCTTTAATGGCTTTTCCTGACCAAGCACCAGTAGTGAGGTAGTCACCGCGTCCACCATTTAACAGATTTAATGGAATGGCTGAAAACTGTAAGCTGGCGCCACCTTGCAAAAACAGCACTTTATAATTGTCTGGAATATCCATCAATGAGCGCAGTTTGGCTTCAGCTTTTTCAGTAATCGCGATGTATTCTTTACTACGATGGCTGATTTCCATCACCGATACGCCGCGTCCTTGCCAGTCTAGCAACTCTTCTTGAGCACGTGATAACACGGCGGTCGGTATAGTAGCAGGTCCTGCTGAAAAATTAGGTACACGGTTAGGAGCGGCTTTGGTAGTCATAATCATTATCCTAAATATGATAAAATCATCGTTGTTAGTTGGGTTTTAAAAATTATGGGATTTAAAAGTTAACCATTGAAATACTTCTTACGTTTTTATTTTATTGGCTAACGACTATGTTGCTTATACAAAATGATCAAAACTTTCACTGTTGATCAGCCGAACCAGAAATCATCTCCCAAAGCGTGCGCTTTAAGCGACTATCAGTAAGCATTTCATCTAACGTTGGTGCAGCAGTCAAATCGGGATGCTCAAGCCCTTCAGGTAACGCAGTCAACGCCAACACCTTTATTTCTTCTTCGCAGCGTCCAATTTTAAAGACATGTCCAGCAAAACTGGCATTGGCAAGCTCAGCCGTATCCATGCCCTCACAGATAGGGAATGATGTTGTCTCACAAGAGATTGATAGCGCTTGTGTGATATTTTGCCACAGTTTTTGGCTGTCATTATTAAGCGCTTGAATATCAGCAATGATTACCCAATCGCCATAACGACCACCTTGTAAGTCGAACGGTGCTACCTTAAGGGCA
The window above is part of the Psychrobacter cryohalolentis K5 genome. Proteins encoded here:
- the serC gene encoding 3-phosphoserine/phosphohydroxythreonine transaminase; its protein translation is MTTKAAPNRVPNFSAGPATIPTAVLSRAQEELLDWQGRGVSVMEISHRSKEYIAITEKAEAKLRSLMDIPDNYKVLFLQGGASLQFSAIPLNLLNGGRGDYLTTGAWSGKAIKEAQRYANLGLGEVNLVATGKDSNFTDVPDQSDWNLSEDAAYFHYCANETIHGLQVFEPPKVDAPIIVDMSSCILSQPIDVSKFGMIYAGAQKNIGPAGLIIVIIREDLLGQASEWCPLLMNYEHQAEKESMSNTPATYSWYLAGLVFDWLEEQGGVAAIGKINQQKADLLYKTIDDSRFYSNPVDTKYRSIMNVPFTLADSSLDKVFLEESEAAGLLHLKGHRDVGGMRASIYNAVSLDWVQQLVDFMIAFEKKHA